gggaagggaagggaagggaagggaagggaagggaagggaagggaagggaagggaagggaagggaagggaagggaagggaagggaagggaagggaagggaagggaagggaagggaagggaagggaagggaagggaagggaagggaagggaagggaagggaagggaagggaagggaagggaagggaagggaagggaagggaagggaagggaagggaagggaagggaagggaagggaagggaagggaagggaagggaagggaagggaagggagccaTTCTGCatgcagtgcccagctgtgccccaatGGGACGTGTCCCTGGCCACCCCTGCTGCTATGGCCATCTCCCAATTGCCCTGTTTGGCGCGTCTCTGCGGTTAATGATGCTTTAGTGTCGGAACAAATGGTCTATTGAAGGTTTTGCCTGTGGGGTCCAGAGTATTAATTAGACTAAATTGGTTGGGTACTAAAAAGCTGCCTGCAATTTGGAGATAAAGTGCTGTGGTTGCAGGGCGGGTGCAGGGGGCCCATGAGAGATCCTTTAATAGGTTTTATTGTGCGCTcctaaagcagcacagctggaataTGGACGTCAGCTCTAAGTGGGAAAGCCTCCACCACTATTCACCTCCTCACAGCCTAGGCAGTTGctatgaaatattaatttgcCCATGACAAATGTTcggatatttttccttttgttactgGAAGCAGGTTTTGCTTGCAGGGCACAGCCCATGGCTCATTTAGAGCCCACTTCaaagctcagggcagagcatcaccagcagctcccagggcagccacccttgtcccacccctgccaAAGCCAACGAGACGGGAGGAGCCTGTGGTGGGAGACGAGGAAAGGAATAATGCCTAGAGCCCCCTCGGAGAGACGTGGCTGATCTCCTCCAGTAACACGCCATAAAATACTCCTCCTTTAGGAGAGGTGGCTGCAGTTTGCATAGTGAAATAAACACGTTCATTTCTGTATACACTCTGCACACTTTTAGCTCATGCCCAGGACGGGCAGTGACCCCCCTGCAGCCCCGCTCACCACAGGAGGTGGCtgaggctccagccctggctcctgctcaTTTCCACCATTTTCACCCAGAAATGAGCAGAGCAAGACCCAGGAACAGGGGTTTAGGAGAGCAATTTTATGTGGATGCTTGGGCATGGGGGGATTCATCACTTGGTGAATCAGGCAGGaaaaggatttggggtttgtgaCCACCGGCAGCCTCACGAGGTTCTCCTCTGAGCACGGAGCAGAAGATAGAGAATCGCCCAACCCCGTGAGGCTGTTGGGGACCTCCTGCCCGAAGACCCCACAGTGCTTGAGTACCCCATGGTCAGTGAGACACGTAAATCCCTGGAAGGAAGATGCCAGCTGTGGTTGCTAAGGTGCAGCAACTCAGAGGTGATAAATGAGTCACTGCTCCCTGGAATAGAAGGGTCTcacccaattaaaaaaaaataataaccacCTGCACCCATTGTCTCTTTGCTACACACCAAGGCACCCCACATCAGATGGCATTTTGCTTTACCTTCCCCTGATCCCTGGCCATTGGTCCCTGTGTCCTGGATATCCGCTGGTccctgctgtggtgtcccagcGTTCTCCTCTCGCTTTTCTTTGGGAAACACAAAGCACAAGACATGGGCAATTAGCGATGACAATCAGGTTCCAATGGCTGCAGATCCGCAGGATTTCAGAGCAGATTTAGAATTGCTCATTTCTTTAGTTATGAGCTTTTCATAGCATCCCTCTAATGTGTCTCAGATTCTGAAACACTCCAAGTCACTGTTACAGCTCCCACAGATTAGGAATTTTCACTAACACACAGCACATCCCGTTATTCATCAGGCTATAGATAAAACAGAACTTTTCTCTTCCCACACCTAGAGACAGGCAGCCCCGTACGATACCTTGGCATCGCTTCTCTCCAGCAAAACTCTCAGGCGTGATGTCCTCTGGCAATGAATTTCTATTTTCCTCCAGATTTTCCTTGGCAGGTGAAGTGTCAGGGCTCATTTCTGCGTTTGCGTACGGGACCGTCCCAACAGATTTTGCAATTTCTTCGAGGCCACCGATGACCTGGAGCGGGCCGTCCTCCGGGGGAACGCTCCCGTTGCACGCCGGCACGGTGGCAGCTGCGGGCACTTCTTCTGTCATGCtgagggccgggccgggccgggccgtgcccgCTGACTGGGGCCCCGCTGCTCCGGGCCCCGCTCCTGCCCCGGGGTGGGGAGCTCCTCCCGGCCCCTTCGCCCCGGGGTCTGGTCCCCTGCGCGAGTGGCCCTGGCGCGTCTCCTGTGCCGAGCCCGCGGCCGCACCATCCGCTGTGCCCGGGGCTTGCCAGCCCAGTCAGCGCCTCCCTTGTCGCCGAGGCTCTGCCCGTTGCATAATTAAACGCACCATTATAATTTACATAAACAAACAATCAAGCAAGGAGGCTTTTGTGCTGGCCTGGACAGCGGGGCTGCGGGCATGTCAGCCCCGCGGGAATAAACAGGAGTTTGTGCTCTGGGCACAATGGCTCTTTGTGTCCCCGCTGGCCACAGGGACAGCCATTGTTCTGACCCCTAATCCCCGGAGGGTGACCACCTTCCCCAGCCGGCCACCTAACCCGCTTAACATTCCCCAGCGGGTTTGCGCCGGGGAACCTGGCCAGGGACGGAGATCACCGGGATGGAGCTCGCCAGGGATGGAGATCACCGGGATGGAGCTCGCCAGGGATGGAGATCACTGGGGATGAACCTCACCAGGGACAGAGCTCGCCAGGGATGGAGCTCGCCAGGGATGGAGATCACCAGGGATGGAGATCACTGGGGATGAACCTCGCCAGGGACGGAGATCACCGGGATGGAGCTtgccagggatggagctcaCCATGGAGGGAGGTCGCCATGGATGAACCTtgccagggatggagctcaCCGGGGATGGAGCTCACCAGGGATGAACCTCACCACAGATGAAGCTCACCATGGATGGAGCTCGCCACAGATGGAGCTCGCCATGGATGGAGCTCACCATGGATGGAGCTCGCCACAGATGGAGCTCGCCATGGATGGAGCTCACCAGGAGTGGAGCTCACTGTGGATGAATCTCGCTGTGGATGGAGCTTGCCGTGGATGGAGCTCACCATGGATGGAGCTCACCATGGATGGAGCTCGCCACAGATGGAGCTCGCCATGGATGGAGCTCACCAGGAGTGGAGCTCACTGTGGATGAATCTCGCTGTGGATGGAGCTTGCCGTGGATGGAGCTCACCATGGATGAACCTCGCCAGGGATGGAGCTCACTGTGGATGAACTTTGCCATGGATGGAGCTCACCATGGATGGAGCTCACTGGGGATGAACCTCGCCAGGGACAGAGCTTGCCGGGGATGGAGCTCACCGTGGATGGAGCTCACTGTGGATGAACTTTGCCATGGATGGAGCTCGCCATGGATGGAGCTTGCCGGGGATGGAGCTCACTGTGGATGAACTTCGCTGTTCCCTGGGGCACAATGGGGGCACTTTGCcctctggggagcagccccagcagtgggACAGGCACAGGCCCTGCATACAGCACGGTGTCACTGCCCACCTGCACAGCCACGCACTCTGgacagccagcactgctcagagGGGCCATGGCTGCTCTGgaaccctggaagtgtcccaggccaggctggacagggcttggagcagcctggggtagtggaatgtgtccctgccatggcagggggtggaacagggagagctttaaggtccctcccaacccaagacattccatgattctctgggTAACTCTCAGTCACACCTAGGGCTGGCAGGACCGAGAGGGAGCATTTTGCAGAGGGAAGCTGGAGAATCACCGGAGCAGCACTGGGGCACTTCTGACCGCAGCTGAACTCGTCCCAACCCTGGTGCCCAAAGCCAGGTTTACATAACAGTGTAATCTCCTGCTGTGAATGACATTCTGTGTTTGCACAATACAGCATTTCTGGTATCTTTGGGCTTTAGCGTTTGGAAATCCTCTTGTCAAGTTCAGCCCCCGATTAGAAATGGACCCAAACACTTTCCACTGCTCCAATTCATCTCTTGAGTTTGTGTCTTTAAATCAAGttgttttcattattgttttaaaattaatttggtgtGATTGATTTATAAAACCCAtcctttcctggaaaatgtTGTCCAAGAAAAGTGAACGATAAAGTTTGAACATGAGCTGACAATGAGCAGCGGTTGGTGCCCTCAGGAGGAGAGGCTGCGTACCCAGCGAGGTCTGGTGACTGCAGAGGAGAAAGTTCCTTCCtattatcacagaatcagagaaccGTTTGGGCTGCAGggttgcagaaggaaaaggcagctgtGGATTCTTCCCACCACAGGCAGCTGTTTGTAAACAGCTGGGCAAAACCACCTCTCAAGGGCAGGGAAACATTCCCTCTGCACAAATGCCATGAGGTGGATTTCTGCCTCttcaagcttttaaaaattaaaaagttttatACTGTCCAATCTGGtgtggcacagccacagctggatgtGACAACACTCACAGCAGCTGGTCCATGCCAGGAGCACCGGGACTCACTCCTGGTTCTGTCTGTGGATAAAGTGTCAGTCCCCTTTGCCTGGAGGCGCTGGCAGGCCAGGCCCAGCTGCCCTCGATAACCACCTGTGCCATCTTCTGCCCTGAGCCCTGAGAGCTGGGTGTGACCAGCTGCTGCACCAGGCAACACGGCCCGCAGCCCCGGGGAAAGGAAGTGCGGGTGTGGCTGCAGGAACCAGcccagcagaggagcaggagggaggcagcACCACCATCCCTGCGGAGCCCAGGAGGCAGCACCACCATCCCTGTGGAGCCCAGGAGGCAGCACCACCATCCCTGACTGCGGGAAAGGATGGAGCCCAGGAGGCAGCACCACCATCCCTGTGGAGCCCAGGAGGCAGCACCACCATCCCTGACTGCGGGAAAGGATGGAGCCCAGGAGGCAGCACCACCATCCCTGTGGAGCCCAAGAGGCAGCACCACCATCCCTGTGGAGCCCAGGAGGCAGCACCACCATCCCTGACTGCGGGGCAGGATGGAGCCCAGGAGGCAGGACCTGGTGGGAGGGTCTGGGCAGTGGGCAACACTCAGCTGAGCAGTTGAGTCCCCTGAGAAGGTCAGGCTCTGTAGCATTCATCAAATTAATTGAAACGTTCAGTTTAAAATCCAGTTGCATTCACCGAGGACCAGCTGCACTCTGCTCTGCAGTAAACTTGTGTTACCGCCTCAGCCCCTGGGGGATAAGCAGAGAAAAGGTTCCACTGGCTGCTGGGAACTCTCCCATCCCTCCGACACCCCTGTGATCAGTGAGaactctgctgctggaggtccAGAGCCCACGGAGCCGAACCCCAACCCCTGGTGTCACTGCCCCATGCTGCCTGTACGCccaccctcctcctgccccactcCCAGGAGGCAGAACAGGATCCACCCGAAGTGCTCTCTGCAAGGACAAATGCCTTCTTTAAAAGCCGTTGcagttgcttttctttctgagcaCTTTGGCTGGCCTGCgagctccttcctcccccacaggctggggcacagcagggctcgGTGCTCGTCACCCACATCCTGTTTGTGACCGTGGCTGAGGACGTGTGGAGCTGTCATCACCCAGAGCGTGCTCTCACCCTGCTGGGAGGGCATCACTTGTTCAGTCTGTCCTGAGCTTGTGGGGTGTTCAGgctcctcagcctttccacGCTCACAGTTAGTGCCTGTATCCCAACATGTGGCAAATTAACCTTTCATGCCTAAAGGAATCACCCCTCTGGACTGTAAAGCTGCAGAACTTTGGGGTCCCTTTCTCAGTGCTGGAGCTGTCCATTCCCTTTGGGCTCTACAATGACTCTCACCAGATGTTCTGGTTTTTCTGCCTCAGTTGCTTTTGGACACTCCTACATCTGCCTTTAACTCAACATTTTGGCCAAATAGAACcaatctctgatttttttctctcctttcaggGGATGCTACTGGCAATGAAAAGTAGAACTTTATTTTGAGACAGCAAATCATGGGTGGTAATATTGGTGCCTAGTGACAAgctccagagcccagagcagcacctgaaATGCCCCGGCCTGGACTGGGGATGGGCTTCGACTCCATGTGAGTGTTGGAGCAAAACATccctgcaggctggggctggggctggacccggagcagaggggctcctgggctgagctgcaggcactcggtgcagcagcacagacaggacATCACCCCCTGTACAAACCACAGGAGCTCCTCTCCTGACTGTCCCCCAGCTCCCCTGactgtcccccagcccccctgACTGACCCACagcccccctggctgtcccacaCCTCCCCTGactgtcccccagcccccctggctgtcccacaCCTCTCCTGactgtcccccagcccccctggctgtcccccagctcccctggctgtcccccaGCTCCCCTGACTGTCCCCCAGAccccctggctgtcccacaCCTCCCCTGACTGTCCCACAGCTCCCCTGActgtcccccagcacccctgactgtcccccagcccccctgACTGACCCACagcccccctggctgtcccccagcccccctgACTGACCCACAGCCCCCCTGACTGACCCACagcccccctggctgtcccacaCCTCCCCTGACTGTCCCCCAGCTCCCCTGactgtcccccagcccccctgGCTGTCTCCCAGCTCCCCTGACTGTTCCCCagcccccctggctgtcccccagcccccctggctgtcccacaGCCCCCCTGACTGTCCCCCAGCTCCCCTGACTGTCCCACAGCTCCCCTGACTGTCCCCCAGCTCCCCTGactctcccccagcccccctggCTGTTCCACAGCTCCCCTGACTGTCCCCCAGCTCCCCTGACTGTCCCCCAGCGCCCCtggctgtcccccagcccccctggctgtcccacaGCTCCCCTGAGTGCCCTTCATCTTTCCCGGAGCCGTGCCATATTTCCAGCTACTTGATCCTTTCCACAGCAATTACAGAGGCCAGTACTGACTCTTCTGTCTCTGCAACGTTGATGAATCAGAGAAGTTTTGGGAACAGATTGTTTTTGTTTGGAGCTCATCTCGCAGGGAAGCTGTTGGGTTTGGCCTGCGGTCTCCGAGAAGCGCAGGAAGCCCCGGCACAGCGGTACCTGAGGGCACATCTGCACAGGCTGCCCGGGCAACAGGACAACGAGGCACACAGGGTCtttgaattatatttaaaaCGCTTCCAGTTGTATTTGAAAAACATCATTAGGCTGCTCAGGCTGAACAAACAGCCTTTTCTATGTACTGAGAGGGAGTGAAAAACTCTCTTTTCCTTCACATCTGTGCCCATGGTTATTAAACCCCACTTCACACATGCTCTTGTGTGATCCTTACTGCCTGAAGCCTCTGCTTCTGGAGAGATAAATGTGAGCAGGTGTGGAGTGCTGAGAGCAGTGGGAGCACGGCACcaaggggcagctcctgcacccTGGGGCACTGGTGGGCAGGGTCCCCAGCACGGCACGCCAGGGGGGTCCCTGGGTGTCACCAGCCTGCCCGTGCACAGCAGTCCTGCTCATCCGGGCAGGACAACCCTCCGCCTTTCTCCTCTCTCGCCTCGGAGAGGTCAGATCTGCCggacacacagagctgctcgGGGCAGTGTCACAGACACCACTgccttcctctgcctctgccGAGGAGCCTGGGGACATGTGCACGCTCAGGAGGCTCCTTTCCACTCCACGTGCCCTGGAATGAGGCACTTGGCGAGCCACGGGATACCAGcacctggcagaggctgcagctggtCAGACCAAACCAGCACGGGGCTCCCACACCGGCTGCCGGGATGCAAACCTGCCATTCAGAGCGCCCTGCCcaggctctccctgcctcctccaggCTCCGTCCTCTTCCCAATGGGACTCTGCAACTGGCTTTAGTAGAAGCACTCGTTTTATTAAAGACCTTTGGAAGACACTGACTCCGGTAACAGGAAATAAATAGCTATCAATTTAGCATTCAATTAAAAACTGTTATTAACAGTAAAGTTCGCTGAGGAAGTTCTGCAAAGGTTCTTCACATTTTGGAGTCGCTCATTTTTCACGTTAATGAAGAGGTCCACAGCGTGCTctgattaaaaatgaaaataattaaaagccCAGAGCCGTGTGACTCTCATCGGAGCTGTTGTCCGGGGGAGAGCCCTGCGGTGCCACCGCGGTGTGCCCCAGTGGGCGCAGCCTCAGGCCACAGCCCAGACATCGAGGGTGACACGCGTGACATCAGACCCggctttcttcctcttccactgCCCGGTGAAAGCCCGGAATGAATTTCAAAAGATGCTTCCGAACGCTGTCTCTGCGGCTCTTCCGCGGGAGGGTCCCAaaactgctggagcagctgctgccgtCCCAGAGCGGGGACGCGGAGCCGCTGCTGGCCAGGCTGATGCTGCGGTTCCTGCGCAGGGAGCTCCtggcggcggccccggccccggcccgggggAACACGCAGTCATCGTCCACGCTGGACTGGCGGCTCAGGCTCTCCGCAGCCGAGTCCTCGAAGGCGCTGCCCTGGTAGAAGCTGTCCTCGCTGCCCACCGTCATGGAGCTCAGGCGGCTGCGGGAGCTGCTCTCGCTGGAGAAGCGGGGCTTGCCTGGGAAGAAGGGTCCCGGGGAGCCGCAGCCACCGCACGAGCTGggctcccccagctccagcgCGCCCAGCAGAGCGTTGTCGTTCACCTCCCCTGGAACGGGAGCCAGAGAGCAGCGTtagccagccctgctcctcgcCGGGAGCAGCCCGTCCGTGccgcggcagcgccgggagcgTCGTGCCCGGCCCCTTGGCACAGGGAGCGGCCCCTGCCCACgtgggcagctgctcctgcttgtgAGGTGCTCCCCGCGCCCTGGGCAGTccataaaaaacccaacccagccccttcccctgtaaaaccaaaacaagaacgGAAGAAATTTTACCACCCACAGAAACTCCTTCCCCAGGACTGATGCAAAGAGCCCTTGGTGTGCATCGGTCAAGCAGCAGCCAGGTTCATTCCCCTCGGGACAAAAGCGCTCCCAGGCCAGCCCCTTGCCCTCCTCAGGCGGGGAAGGAAGCAGATGCCAGTGGGGCCGCAGAAGCGCTGCGGGCCCCACACGTACCGTGCAGCAGGAGCCGCTCCCGGGCCAGCAGCGCCCGCAGCTCCCCCCACCGCTGGTGCAGCGCCTGCTGTGGGGACAAGGAACAGCTCTGTCACTCCAGGCAGAGAAAACAGTCTGTAAAAGTGCAGGTCACCCACAGGAAACACTCGGGGGTCCCACTTTTACCCAGACAATTTTCCCAGAGTTTAGCaaatttcttccagaaaacGCCCTCGGCTCCTGGCTGAGGGGGCTCTGGCCAAGGCACCGGCCACGTCAATTTGGGAAAGGAGCAGCCTGGAACCTGGAGAGCACGGACCCCACCTTCACCCAGCTGGGGCAGTGCCAGCGCTCttctgcagccctgcccagctctggagcaCCCAGCAGGACCAGGCACCCCACTCCTGCTCCCCGGGCCTCACAGCGTGGGAATGGCACAGCCAACcacccctgcctgccctgggagcacACCTGGGAATCCTGACAGCCCCCCAATGCCTCCTGCCATCCAACACCCAGCAACatttcttcccctctgctgcagGTCAGCCCTGGGGGCAAAATCAACCCCCAGGTTGATTAAAAATGCCAAACAgtgaggctgtgcctggggacagccacaggaGGCACCTCCCACCAGTCCAATGAACTCTGCACAGATGGACATTCCTACACCCAAACCGACCAGCCTGAGCTCACCTGGCCAGTCCTGGGATTGTGACCACATTTCTTCTCTATTCCTGGTTTCCGAAAAATAATATCGggggcaccagggctgggg
The Vidua macroura isolate BioBank_ID:100142 chromosome 7, ASM2450914v1, whole genome shotgun sequence DNA segment above includes these coding regions:
- the CYTIP gene encoding cytohesin-interacting protein isoform X2 — encoded protein: MALRRLLQPSPAGGEQALPTDGRRMQHLASTVGTLPRGRRQLALARSSSLDDFSKPQRHLVAILKENKETFGFEIQTIRFPHQNDFSLEVCTCVCRIQEESPAHLSGLQAGDILTSINGVSTEGFGHKQIVDLIKSSGNYLRLETVNGALLLRKMELETKLQALKALHQRWGELRALLARERLLLHGEVNDNALLGALELGEPSSCGGCGSPGPFFPGKPRFSSESSSRSRLSSMTVGSEDSFYQGSAFEDSAAESLSRQSSVDDDCVFPRAGAGAAARSSLRRNRSISLASSGSASPLWDGSSCSSSFGTLPRKSRRDSVRKHLLKFIPGFHRAVEEEESRV
- the CYTIP gene encoding cytohesin-interacting protein isoform X1, which gives rise to MALRRLLQPSPAGGEQALPTDGRRMQHLASTVGTLPRGRRQLALARSSSLDDFSKPQRHLVAILKENKETFGFEIQTIRFPHQNDFSLEVCTCVCRIQEESPAHLSGLQAGDILTSINGVSTEGFGHKQIVDLIKSSGNYLRLETVNGALLLRKMELETKLQALKQALHQRWGELRALLARERLLLHGEVNDNALLGALELGEPSSCGGCGSPGPFFPGKPRFSSESSSRSRLSSMTVGSEDSFYQGSAFEDSAAESLSRQSSVDDDCVFPRAGAGAAARSSLRRNRSISLASSGSASPLWDGSSCSSSFGTLPRKSRRDSVRKHLLKFIPGFHRAVEEEESRV